One window of the Lactococcus lactis genome contains the following:
- a CDS encoding Bax inhibitor-1/YccA family protein → MKNMNDNDVIFDQRSDGLNAFFSKIYALMGAGVLVSALVSWIMITFFLDNMTAILQSGSLFFLVLWIIPLVMVVSLQGLAMKNSKMALPIFIGYAAFMGFLISFTLLMYTATDITLAFVTAAAMFFGLSVYGRFTKRNLSAMGKAFGVAVWGLIVAMFLNFFIGGTILTILISLVGVVIFAGLIAWDNQKITQVYNANNGQVSDGWAISMALSLYLDFINMFLFLLRIFGIAGGNRD, encoded by the coding sequence ATGAAAAATATGAATGATAATGATGTTATCTTTGACCAAAGAAGCGATGGATTGAATGCATTTTTCAGTAAAATTTATGCGTTGATGGGAGCAGGAGTATTAGTTTCTGCACTCGTTTCTTGGATAATGATTACATTTTTCTTAGATAACATGACAGCAATTCTCCAAAGTGGAAGTTTATTCTTCCTTGTACTCTGGATTATTCCTTTAGTGATGGTAGTATCACTTCAAGGGTTAGCAATGAAAAACTCAAAAATGGCACTACCGATTTTTATCGGTTATGCGGCATTTATGGGATTCTTGATTAGCTTCACTCTTTTGATGTATACCGCCACTGATATTACTTTAGCCTTTGTTACGGCAGCAGCAATGTTCTTTGGTTTATCTGTTTATGGACGATTTACTAAACGTAATTTATCGGCAATGGGTAAAGCATTTGGTGTTGCAGTCTGGGGTTTGATTGTAGCGATGTTCCTTAATTTCTTCATTGGTGGTACAATCCTTACAATCCTTATTAGCCTAGTAGGTGTTGTGATTTTCGCAGGGCTTATCGCTTGGGATAATCAAAAAATTACACAGGTTTATAATGCAAACAATGGACAAGTAAGTGATGGTTGGGCAATTTCAATGGCACTTTCACTCTATCTTGACTTCATCAACATGTTCCTCTTCCTGCTCCGTATCTTCGGTATCGCAGGTGGAAATCGTGATTAA
- a CDS encoding LutC/YkgG family protein has translation MTGTIENRSKFLETLFEKRGGVELPFEPYVPISDLPETHLAHLTTEELLDIAKEQASRVSANLIETSSFEMNEVIRQLIEKSGGGQVMIPSTDEFEKLGVNVISDQLVKWKIGKENRDENINAAQNSNVVVAVPKFFLAESATIVVESEAGQGRSLHFLPTHYISVIPLSRMVPRSTQAAAWFDEHKKPGSTLHFISGPSNSGDIEMQLVVGLHGPLEINYVIVKDL, from the coding sequence ATGACAGGAACTATTGAAAATCGAAGTAAATTTTTAGAAACTTTATTTGAAAAACGTGGGGGTGTAGAACTTCCATTTGAACCTTATGTTCCAATTTCAGATTTGCCTGAGACACATTTGGCTCATTTAACTACTGAGGAATTATTGGATATTGCTAAGGAGCAAGCCAGCCGAGTTTCTGCTAATTTAATCGAAACCTCTTCTTTTGAAATGAATGAAGTGATTCGCCAATTAATTGAAAAATCTGGTGGCGGACAAGTCATGATTCCTTCAACAGATGAATTTGAAAAATTAGGAGTGAATGTTATTTCAGACCAATTGGTGAAGTGGAAAATTGGTAAAGAAAATCGTGATGAAAATATTAATGCCGCTCAAAATTCTAATGTCGTCGTGGCTGTTCCTAAATTTTTCCTCGCTGAATCAGCAACGATTGTAGTCGAATCAGAAGCTGGCCAAGGGCGTTCTTTACACTTCTTACCCACTCATTATATTTCTGTAATTCCACTAAGTCGTATGGTTCCTCGTTCTACCCAAGCTGCGGCTTGGTTTGATGAACATAAGAAGCCTGGGTCAACCCTTCATTTTATTTCTGGCCCCTCAAATTCTGGTGATATTGAGATGCAACTTGTGGTTGGACTTCATGGTCCTTTGGAAATTAATTATGTGATTGTCAAAGATTTATGA
- a CDS encoding LutB/LldF family L-lactate oxidation iron-sulfur protein: MGLSTSTKTFAERLEESKKDQFAKAAVAKAQDAQWEKRESARDELGNWQEWRDIAESIRQHTLKYLPHYLTEFSDNVAARGGHVFFAADAKEANDYVKRIVLEKNAKKIVKSKSMVTTEVDIDPMLVSLSDDMDILETDLAEFILQVADWDEPSHIVFPALHKNRDQIREIFAKKLGYEGDNNPVNLARCARDTMRKLFLKSEVGITGCNFAIANTGDINLSTNEGNADLTISIPKTQIVLMGMERIVPSIKEAEILDNMLARSAVGQKLTTYVTFAGQQADDESDGPEDFHVVIVDNGRSNAIGTAFEAVLQCIRCGACLNVCPVYRQIGGHAYGSIYPGPIGSVLSPVLGGYEQYGDLPYASTLCGACTETCPVKIPLHELLIEHRKVMEDDLSMHHDGSFVNFEMNTIGKGTSSPALFGMAINMAHTGLNMLPKAKEVSVEGSLFNYGAVRKAPALAKGWTDVRDLPIAPPHKEQFRQWYKKHKAGK, encoded by the coding sequence ATGGGACTTTCTACAAGTACAAAAACTTTCGCTGAACGTTTAGAAGAGAGTAAAAAAGACCAGTTTGCTAAAGCTGCGGTAGCCAAAGCGCAGGATGCCCAATGGGAGAAAAGAGAATCTGCGCGTGATGAGCTTGGAAATTGGCAAGAATGGCGTGATATTGCTGAATCCATTCGTCAACATACTTTAAAATATTTGCCCCATTATCTGACAGAGTTTTCAGATAATGTTGCGGCTCGTGGCGGTCATGTCTTCTTTGCGGCTGATGCTAAAGAAGCCAATGATTATGTTAAACGGATTGTTCTTGAAAAAAACGCAAAAAAGATTGTCAAATCAAAATCAATGGTGACCACGGAAGTTGACATTGACCCAATGCTCGTTTCGCTTTCTGATGATATGGATATTTTGGAAACAGACTTGGCTGAATTTATTTTGCAAGTCGCTGATTGGGATGAGCCTTCACATATTGTTTTTCCAGCCTTGCACAAAAATCGTGATCAAATTCGTGAAATATTTGCTAAAAAATTAGGCTATGAAGGTGATAATAATCCAGTTAATTTGGCTCGCTGTGCTAGGGATACCATGCGTAAGCTTTTCTTAAAATCTGAAGTCGGAATTACCGGTTGTAACTTTGCCATTGCCAACACTGGTGACATTAATTTATCTACTAACGAAGGAAATGCTGATTTAACAATTTCAATTCCTAAGACACAAATTGTTCTGATGGGAATGGAACGGATTGTTCCATCAATCAAAGAAGCTGAAATTTTAGATAATATGCTTGCTCGTTCTGCCGTTGGTCAAAAACTGACAACTTATGTCACTTTTGCCGGTCAACAGGCCGACGACGAATCCGATGGTCCTGAGGATTTTCATGTTGTCATTGTTGATAATGGACGCTCAAATGCGATTGGAACTGCTTTTGAAGCTGTTTTACAATGTATTCGTTGTGGTGCTTGTCTGAATGTTTGCCCAGTTTATCGTCAAATTGGTGGACATGCTTATGGTTCGATTTATCCTGGACCAATCGGTTCAGTTCTCTCTCCCGTTTTAGGAGGTTATGAACAATATGGTGATTTACCTTATGCTTCAACCTTATGTGGTGCATGTACTGAAACTTGTCCGGTAAAAATTCCTTTGCATGAACTTTTAATTGAACATCGCAAAGTGATGGAAGATGATCTTTCAATGCATCATGATGGCTCTTTTGTCAATTTTGAAATGAATACGATTGGGAAAGGAACAAGTAGCCCAGCACTATTTGGGATGGCAATAAATATGGCTCACACTGGTCTTAATATGTTACCCAAAGCTAAGGAGGTCAGCGTTGAGGGTTCTTTATTTAACTATGGCGCCGTTAGAAAAGCTCCTGCTCTAGCTAAAGGTTGGACAGATGTCCGAGACTTGCCAATTGCTCCGCCACATAAAGAACAATTTCGTCAGTGGTATAAAAAACATAAGGCAGGTAAATAA
- a CDS encoding (Fe-S)-binding protein yields the protein MKVSIFSTCVMDLMFPQVGIAMVEVLERLGIETDLPEEQICCGQPTYNSGLVKESMPTIKNQIDAFESSDYVVGIAGSCSGMFTEYPHMFDEGDPYKQKAIDLANKSYEFTQFLYRVLGLEDLGATFNGEKATYHRSCHMTRILGEREAPFILLDKVKGLEVLPLPHLENCCGFGGTFSVKSPEISEMMVTEKTNDILSTGAEILISADLGCLMNIGGKLNREGKKIRVMHIAEILNTNVDLERIDAVKNPAFIKA from the coding sequence ATGAAAGTTTCAATATTCTCCACTTGTGTGATGGACCTGATGTTTCCACAAGTTGGAATTGCCATGGTTGAAGTCCTTGAACGTTTGGGGATTGAAACAGATTTGCCAGAAGAACAAATTTGTTGTGGACAACCGACTTATAACTCAGGGTTAGTTAAAGAATCCATGCCAACAATCAAAAATCAGATTGATGCTTTTGAATCTTCTGATTATGTCGTTGGGATTGCTGGTTCTTGCTCAGGGATGTTTACAGAATATCCCCATATGTTCGATGAAGGTGACCCATATAAACAAAAAGCAATTGATTTAGCAAATAAATCCTATGAATTCACCCAATTTCTTTATCGGGTTTTAGGTCTTGAAGATCTTGGTGCCACATTTAATGGTGAAAAAGCAACTTATCATCGTTCTTGCCACATGACTAGAATTCTAGGTGAACGAGAAGCTCCATTCATTTTATTGGATAAAGTCAAAGGGCTTGAAGTTCTTCCTCTTCCTCATTTGGAAAATTGTTGTGGCTTTGGCGGAACTTTTTCAGTTAAATCTCCTGAGATTTCAGAGATGATGGTCACTGAAAAAACAAACGATATTCTATCAACTGGTGCTGAAATCTTAATTTCTGCTGACTTAGGCTGCTTGATGAATATTGGTGGAAAATTGAATCGCGAAGGTAAAAAAATAAGAGTGATGCATATTGCTGAAATTTTAAACACAAATGTCGATTTAGAAAGAATAGATGCTGTGAAAAACCCAGCATTTATCAAAGCATAG
- a CDS encoding Cof-type HAD-IIB family hydrolase, translating into MENYKERKLIAIDLDGTTLQSDGRSISRYTKYIFKQVESLGHIICITTGRPFRMSLDVYRELELTSPVINFNGALISMPNDKNWEHTKSYYIDRSFIFDLLRHQQNFNLHFFAVEYRRKFFLNTFRNVEPKLFGVEKFQPYNRLRADRVTENPHAVLLSTRQKDKLALAEEMKRHYNGKIDVGVWGGPNGILEVVPKGISKASGLNHLLKVLDIPLENLIAFGDEHNDIEMFKLAPNAYAMKNASARLTPYASEILPWTNDEDGVARQLEKLFLTPNK; encoded by the coding sequence ATGGAGAACTACAAAGAACGTAAACTGATTGCAATTGATTTAGATGGTACTACTTTGCAGTCTGATGGACGTTCAATCAGCCGTTATACCAAATATATTTTTAAACAGGTAGAATCACTCGGACATATTATCTGTATCACAACCGGACGCCCTTTTAGAATGTCTTTAGATGTCTATCGCGAGCTTGAGTTGACAAGTCCAGTCATTAATTTTAATGGGGCTTTGATTTCAATGCCTAATGATAAAAACTGGGAACATACAAAATCTTATTATATTGATCGTTCCTTCATTTTTGACCTTTTGAGGCACCAACAAAATTTTAATCTCCATTTCTTTGCCGTTGAATATCGTCGAAAGTTCTTTCTAAACACTTTCCGTAATGTCGAGCCCAAGCTCTTTGGTGTAGAAAAATTTCAACCCTATAATCGACTTCGTGCAGACCGAGTTACTGAAAATCCTCATGCTGTACTCCTTTCCACTCGCCAAAAAGATAAATTAGCATTGGCAGAGGAAATGAAACGTCATTATAATGGCAAGATTGATGTCGGCGTTTGGGGTGGACCGAATGGCATATTAGAAGTTGTTCCTAAAGGGATTTCCAAAGCTTCTGGTCTTAATCATCTACTTAAAGTTCTTGATATTCCTTTAGAGAATCTTATTGCTTTTGGAGATGAACATAATGATATTGAAATGTTTAAATTAGCTCCCAATGCTTATGCTATGAAAAATGCCTCTGCTAGACTCACTCCTTATGCCAGTGAAATTCTTCCTTGGACAAATGATGAGGATGGTGTAGCTAGACAGCTTGAAAAACTTTTTTTAACCCCGAATAAATAA